A genomic stretch from Nocardia wallacei includes:
- a CDS encoding cytochrome P450, with amino-acid sequence MRIDVPYGSPTEIHSAGVALSAPEFAADPHGAYRDLRKRYGSLAPVELAPGVPATLVLGYRAALEILNDEFRFPADPRMWQRNVPDDNPVKQMLEYRQNALRTAFDEHDRYRRALSCLAAVDLNRMERAVDRVAEELINGFCESGTADIRMDYALPLTFRVLSEVMGFPHEAAQRAYRGMVAVLAGIGAEEGNAAFAATLCEVIVQKRAAPGDDLISRLLASAEQLDDMEMVQQVALLYAAGTEPTANLILNTLRLALTDDRFALGLTSGTLHTRDAVDETLFHDPPLANFCVSYPRRPMLIDDVWLPAHQPVVISLAACNNDPAVNRGDRTGNRSHLAWGAGQHACPAQAVALVIAQRALDQLLDALPDLRPAVPVAELAWRPGPFHRALAALPVVFPPSAPMILTR; translated from the coding sequence GTGAGAATCGACGTGCCGTACGGATCACCCACCGAGATCCACAGCGCCGGAGTGGCATTGAGCGCACCCGAGTTCGCCGCCGATCCGCACGGCGCGTACCGCGATCTGCGCAAGCGATACGGCTCACTGGCACCGGTGGAACTCGCGCCGGGTGTCCCGGCGACGCTCGTGCTCGGCTACCGGGCCGCGCTCGAGATCCTCAACGACGAGTTCCGCTTTCCGGCCGACCCTCGGATGTGGCAGCGCAACGTGCCCGACGACAACCCGGTCAAGCAGATGCTCGAGTACCGGCAGAACGCGCTGCGCACCGCGTTCGACGAGCACGACCGCTATCGGCGCGCGCTGTCCTGCCTGGCCGCGGTCGACCTGAACCGGATGGAACGAGCGGTCGATCGCGTAGCGGAGGAGCTGATCAACGGCTTCTGCGAATCCGGCACCGCCGACATCCGGATGGATTACGCGCTCCCCCTGACCTTCCGGGTGCTCAGCGAGGTGATGGGCTTCCCGCACGAGGCCGCGCAGCGGGCGTACCGGGGCATGGTCGCCGTCCTGGCGGGCATCGGCGCGGAGGAGGGCAATGCCGCCTTCGCCGCCACCCTGTGCGAGGTGATCGTGCAGAAGCGCGCCGCGCCGGGCGACGACCTCATCTCACGGCTACTGGCCTCGGCCGAGCAACTCGACGACATGGAGATGGTGCAGCAGGTGGCCCTGCTGTACGCGGCGGGCACCGAACCGACCGCCAACCTCATCCTCAACACGCTGCGCTTGGCGCTGACCGACGACCGGTTCGCCCTCGGCCTGACCAGCGGCACCCTGCACACCCGCGACGCGGTCGACGAGACGCTGTTCCACGATCCTCCGCTGGCGAACTTCTGCGTCAGCTATCCGCGGCGGCCGATGCTGATCGACGATGTGTGGCTGCCCGCCCATCAACCCGTGGTGATCAGCCTGGCGGCGTGCAACAACGATCCGGCCGTCAATCGCGGCGACCGCACCGGCAACCGGTCGCACCTGGCGTGGGGCGCCGGGCAGCACGCCTGCCCGGCGCAGGCAGTGGCGCTGGTCATCGCCCAGCGCGCGCTCGATCAGCTACTCGACGCGCTGCCGGACCTGCGGCCGGCCGTCCCCGTGGCCGAATTGGCCTGGCGGCCGGGGCCCTTTCATCGCGCCCTGGCCGCGCTGCCGGTGGTGTTCCCACCGTCCGCACCGATGATCCTCACCCGATAA
- a CDS encoding RNA polymerase sigma-70 factor, which yields MDTDPATDPATEAFVAHRNLLFTVAYEMLGSAADAEDVLQETWLRWSKVDPGQIEDPRAYLVRITTRQSLNRLRTLKRRKESYVGPWLPEPLLTTPDVAENVELAESMSMALMLVLETLSPTERAVFVLREVFDMGYDDIAAAVDKTPAAVRQIAHRARGHVDARRPRATVTPGQARAALESFQRAIETGDPQGLLDVLAPEVVLLGDGGGVKRAALRPVVGAEKVARYMSSGIRKLGATLTTEPTTINGNPALLFRVDGEIEGIMAFRMEDGRFTGLYFVRNPEKLTRIESATTLSLG from the coding sequence GTGGATACCGACCCCGCCACCGACCCGGCCACCGAGGCGTTCGTCGCCCACCGCAACCTGCTGTTCACCGTCGCCTACGAAATGCTCGGCTCGGCCGCCGACGCCGAGGACGTGCTGCAGGAGACGTGGCTGCGGTGGAGCAAGGTCGACCCCGGCCAGATCGAGGACCCGCGCGCCTACCTGGTCCGGATCACCACCCGGCAGTCCCTGAACCGGCTGCGAACCCTGAAGCGCCGCAAGGAGTCCTACGTCGGCCCCTGGCTGCCCGAGCCGCTGCTCACCACCCCCGATGTCGCCGAGAACGTGGAGCTCGCCGAGAGCATGTCGATGGCGCTGATGCTCGTGCTCGAGACGCTCTCGCCCACCGAGCGCGCCGTCTTCGTGCTCCGGGAGGTCTTCGACATGGGGTACGACGACATCGCGGCCGCGGTCGACAAGACGCCCGCGGCCGTGCGCCAGATCGCCCACCGCGCCCGCGGGCACGTCGATGCCCGCCGACCGCGCGCCACCGTCACTCCCGGCCAGGCCAGGGCCGCACTCGAATCGTTCCAGCGGGCGATCGAGACGGGCGACCCGCAGGGCCTGCTCGACGTCCTCGCGCCGGAGGTCGTGCTGCTCGGTGACGGCGGCGGCGTCAAACGCGCCGCGCTGCGCCCGGTCGTCGGCGCGGAGAAGGTGGCTCGCTACATGTCCTCGGGCATCCGCAAGCTCGGCGCCACGCTCACCACCGAGCCGACCACCATCAACGGCAACCCCGCCCTCCTGTTCCGCGTCGACGGCGAGATCGAGGGGATCATGGCGTTCCGGATGGAGGACGGCCGGTTCACCGGCCTCTATTTCGTCCGCAACCCGGAGAAGCTGACCCGCATAGAATCCGCGACCACCCTCAGTCTCGGCTGA
- a CDS encoding maleylpyruvate isomerase N-terminal domain-containing protein, translating into MDLFSRAWAALRVAVAGLSEEDFTQPSGCTGWLVRDLVCHLVIDAQDVLITLVTPADTEPTRDAVTYWEIADKPPTGDEPLDALTVRLAAAYEDPRLLQFHLDDVGSAAGRAAELADPNLWLRTRDEVITAGDYLAAYVLEWTLHHLDLVAHLPHVAAPPEETLARSRRILENIAGTTFPATWSDSDALLIGTGRRTPTEAEEAELGELASKVPLILG; encoded by the coding sequence GTGGATCTGTTCTCACGTGCTTGGGCGGCGTTGCGGGTGGCGGTGGCCGGACTCTCGGAGGAGGACTTCACGCAGCCGTCGGGATGCACGGGGTGGCTGGTGCGAGATCTGGTGTGCCACTTGGTGATCGACGCCCAGGACGTGCTGATCACACTCGTCACACCCGCCGACACCGAGCCGACGCGTGACGCGGTGACCTACTGGGAGATCGCCGACAAACCGCCGACGGGTGACGAGCCGCTCGATGCCCTCACCGTCCGGCTGGCCGCCGCCTACGAGGACCCGCGCCTACTGCAGTTCCACCTGGACGACGTCGGGTCCGCCGCCGGGCGTGCGGCCGAACTCGCCGACCCGAATCTGTGGCTGCGCACCCGCGACGAGGTCATCACCGCGGGCGACTATCTCGCCGCCTACGTCCTGGAATGGACACTGCACCACCTCGATCTCGTCGCCCACCTGCCGCATGTGGCCGCGCCGCCGGAGGAGACACTGGCCCGGTCCCGGCGAATCCTGGAAAACATCGCCGGGACAACATTTCCCGCGACCTGGTCGGACAGCGACGCGCTGCTGATCGGCACGGGACGGCGTACGCCGACCGAGGCGGAAGAAGCCGAACTGGGCGAACTGGCGAGCAAGGTTCCCCTGATCCTCGGCTGA
- a CDS encoding metal-sulfur cluster assembly factor, which produces MTDTPAQTDAPADERQLSAEELEQLENIEEAMRDVVDPELGINVVDLGLVYGLRLENEVAVLDMTLTSAACPLTDVIEDQSRNALVRSGLVEDLKINWVWMPPWGPDKITEDGREQLRALGFTV; this is translated from the coding sequence ATGACTGACACACCCGCACAGACCGACGCGCCCGCGGACGAGCGGCAGCTGTCCGCCGAGGAGCTCGAGCAGCTCGAGAACATCGAAGAGGCGATGCGCGACGTCGTCGACCCGGAACTGGGCATCAACGTCGTCGACCTCGGCCTGGTCTACGGCCTGCGCCTGGAGAACGAGGTCGCGGTGCTGGACATGACGCTGACCTCGGCGGCCTGCCCCCTCACCGACGTCATCGAGGACCAGTCCCGCAACGCGCTGGTGCGCAGCGGCCTGGTGGAAGACCTGAAGATCAACTGGGTCTGGATGCCGCCATGGGGCCCGGACAAGATCACCGAGGACGGCCGGGAACAATTGCGCGCCTTGGGCTTCACCGTCTGA
- the sufU gene encoding Fe-S cluster assembly sulfur transfer protein SufU → MRMEQMYQEVILDHYKHPHHRGLREPFGAEVHHVNPTCGDEVTLRVHIDGNGDVADVSYDGQGCSISQAATSILTDQVIGLPVQQALKTVDSYSEMISSRGTIEGDEEVLGDGIALSGVSKYPARVKCALLGWMAFKDAVVRITSADQNERNSFSTNGERHD, encoded by the coding sequence ATGCGCATGGAGCAGATGTACCAGGAAGTGATCCTGGACCACTACAAGCATCCGCATCACCGCGGGCTGCGGGAGCCGTTCGGTGCCGAGGTGCACCACGTCAACCCGACCTGCGGCGACGAGGTGACCTTGCGCGTCCACATCGACGGCAACGGCGATGTCGCCGACGTCTCCTACGACGGCCAGGGCTGCTCGATCAGCCAGGCCGCCACGTCCATCCTGACCGACCAGGTCATCGGCCTGCCGGTGCAGCAGGCGCTGAAGACGGTCGACTCGTACAGCGAGATGATCTCCAGCCGCGGCACCATCGAGGGCGACGAGGAGGTCCTCGGCGACGGCATCGCCCTCTCCGGCGTCTCGAAGTACCCGGCGCGCGTCAAATGCGCACTGCTGGGCTGGATGGCGTTCAAGGATGCCGTGGTGCGGATAACCTCCGCAGACCAGAACGAGCGCAACAGCTTTTCCACGAACGGGGAACGCCATGACTGA
- a CDS encoding cysteine desulfurase: protein MTATVSDSRAPGTRALDVAKVRADFPILSRTVRDGKPLVYLDSGATSQRPVAVLDAERRFLTEHNAAVHRGAHQLAEEATDAYEGARADIARFVGVGANEIVFTKNATESLNLVAFSFADNRFPFHVGPGDEIVTTELEHHANLVPWQELARRTGATLKWYGVTDDGRIDLDSLELSPRTKVVAFTHASNVTGAFGQVEELVRRAKAVGALTVLDACQSVPHMPVDFRALGVDFAAFSGHKMLGPSGVGVLYGRYELLEQTPPFITGGSMIETVYMDHSTYAPPPQRFEAGVPMTSQVVGLGAAVRYLDELGMEAVAAHEHTLTGAALEGLSAIDGVRIVGPVDNVDRGGAVSFVVDGIHAHDVGQILDDEGVAVRVGHFCAWPLLRRTGVPAAVRASFAVYNTVDEVDALVAAVRKAQSFFGVA from the coding sequence ATGACCGCTACGGTTTCCGATAGCCGGGCCCCCGGGACGCGTGCCCTCGACGTCGCGAAGGTCCGGGCCGACTTCCCGATCCTCAGCCGCACCGTGCGCGACGGAAAACCCTTGGTCTACTTGGATTCCGGAGCGACCTCGCAGCGGCCGGTGGCCGTCCTCGACGCCGAGCGGCGCTTCCTCACCGAGCACAACGCCGCCGTGCACCGCGGCGCCCACCAGCTCGCCGAGGAGGCGACCGACGCCTACGAGGGCGCCCGCGCCGACATCGCCCGCTTCGTCGGCGTCGGCGCGAACGAGATCGTGTTCACCAAGAACGCGACCGAATCGCTGAACCTGGTGGCATTCTCCTTCGCGGACAACAGGTTTCCCTTCCATGTCGGGCCCGGCGACGAGATCGTCACCACCGAGCTCGAGCACCACGCCAACCTGGTGCCGTGGCAGGAGCTGGCGCGCCGCACGGGCGCCACGCTGAAGTGGTACGGCGTCACCGACGACGGCCGCATCGATCTGGATTCGCTGGAACTGTCCCCGCGGACCAAGGTGGTGGCCTTCACCCACGCCTCGAACGTGACCGGCGCCTTCGGCCAGGTCGAGGAGCTGGTCCGGCGGGCCAAGGCCGTCGGCGCGCTGACGGTGCTGGACGCCTGCCAGTCGGTGCCGCACATGCCGGTGGACTTCCGCGCGCTGGGTGTCGACTTCGCCGCGTTCTCCGGGCACAAGATGCTCGGGCCGTCCGGCGTCGGTGTGCTGTACGGCCGCTACGAGCTGCTGGAGCAGACCCCGCCGTTCATCACCGGCGGCTCCATGATCGAGACCGTCTACATGGACCACAGCACCTACGCCCCGCCGCCGCAGCGGTTCGAGGCCGGTGTGCCGATGACCTCGCAGGTGGTCGGCCTGGGCGCGGCGGTGCGGTACCTGGACGAGCTCGGCATGGAAGCCGTTGCGGCGCACGAGCACACGCTCACCGGCGCGGCGCTCGAGGGTTTGAGCGCCATCGACGGTGTGCGCATCGTGGGCCCGGTGGACAACGTCGATCGCGGCGGCGCGGTGTCGTTCGTGGTCGACGGCATCCACGCGCACGACGTCGGCCAGATCCTCGACGACGAGGGCGTCGCGGTGCGGGTGGGGCATTTCTGCGCGTGGCCGCTGCTGCGGCGCACGGGCGTGCCCGCCGCCGTGCGTGCCTCCTTCGCCGTCTACAACACCGTCGACGAGGTGGACGCGCTGGTCGCCGCGGTGCGGAAGGCCCAGAGCTTCTTCGGAGTTGCATAG
- the sufC gene encoding Fe-S cluster assembly ATPase SufC produces the protein MTTLEIKDLHAEVVNPDESGEPIKILKGVDLTVKSGETHAIMGPNGSGKSTLSYAIAGHPKYTVTQGSITLDGENVLEMSVDERARAGLFLAMQYPVEVPGVSMSNFLRTAATSVRGEAPKLRHWVKEVKESMSELEIDQAFAERSVNEGFSGGEKKRHEILQLGLLKPKIAILDETDSGLDVDALRIVSEGVNRYKERENGGILLITHYTRILRYIQPQFVHVFVGGRIVAEGGPELAEELDANGYVRFTSAAAATAGA, from the coding sequence ATGACCACCCTCGAAATCAAGGACCTGCACGCCGAGGTCGTCAACCCCGACGAGTCCGGGGAGCCGATCAAGATCCTCAAGGGCGTGGACCTCACCGTGAAATCCGGTGAGACGCACGCCATCATGGGCCCCAACGGCTCCGGCAAGTCGACGCTGTCCTACGCCATCGCCGGGCACCCCAAGTACACCGTCACCCAGGGCTCGATCACCCTGGACGGTGAGAACGTGCTGGAGATGTCGGTCGACGAGCGGGCGCGCGCGGGCCTGTTCCTGGCCATGCAGTACCCGGTCGAGGTGCCCGGTGTCTCGATGTCGAACTTCCTGCGCACCGCGGCCACCTCGGTGCGCGGCGAGGCCCCCAAGCTGCGGCACTGGGTCAAGGAGGTGAAGGAGTCGATGTCCGAGCTGGAGATCGATCAGGCCTTCGCCGAGCGCTCGGTGAACGAGGGCTTCTCCGGCGGTGAGAAGAAGCGCCACGAGATCCTGCAGCTGGGCCTGCTCAAGCCGAAGATCGCCATCCTCGACGAGACCGACTCCGGTCTGGACGTGGACGCGCTGCGCATCGTCTCCGAGGGCGTCAACCGCTACAAGGAGCGCGAGAACGGCGGCATCCTGCTCATCACCCACTACACCCGCATCCTGCGCTACATCCAGCCGCAGTTCGTGCACGTGTTCGTGGGCGGCCGGATCGTCGCCGAGGGCGGGCCGGAGCTCGCCGAGGAACTGGACGCCAACGGCTACGTGCGCTTCACCTCCGCCGCGGCCGCTACCGCCGGAGCCTGA
- the sufD gene encoding Fe-S cluster assembly protein SufD: MPVENVAEALEGAAARTPAINKGEVFASFDVNAFEVPSAKDEAWRFTPLRRLRGLHDGTAEADGRATVEVSPVAGVSVETVERGDARLGEGGTPTDRVAAQAYSGFEQATIVSIGKETEVAEPVAITVTGPGEGRTAYGHLQIRLDAFAAATVVIDQRGSGTYAENVEFVLGDSARLTVVAVQDWADDAVHATAHHARLGRDATLRHTAVTLGGDLVRLTGTVRYAGPGGDAELLGLYFADAGQHFEQRLLVDHAVPNCKSNVLYKGALQGDPHSPKGDARTVWVGDVLIRAAAEGTDTFEVNRNLVLTDGARADSVPNLEIETGEIVGAGHASATGRFDDEQLFYLRARGIPEEAARRLVVRGFFHEIIQKIAVPQVRERLEAAVEAELAAIGA; encoded by the coding sequence ATGCCGGTCGAGAACGTGGCCGAGGCCCTGGAGGGCGCGGCGGCCCGCACCCCCGCGATCAACAAGGGGGAGGTGTTCGCGTCGTTCGACGTGAACGCCTTCGAGGTGCCCTCCGCCAAGGACGAGGCGTGGCGATTCACCCCGCTGCGCCGGCTGCGCGGCCTGCACGACGGCACCGCCGAGGCCGACGGCCGGGCGACGGTCGAGGTGAGCCCGGTCGCCGGTGTCTCGGTGGAGACGGTCGAGCGTGGCGACGCCCGTCTCGGCGAGGGCGGTACTCCCACCGATCGCGTTGCGGCGCAGGCATACTCGGGCTTCGAGCAGGCCACCATCGTGTCGATCGGCAAGGAGACCGAAGTCGCCGAGCCCGTTGCGATCACCGTCACCGGCCCGGGCGAGGGCAGAACCGCGTACGGCCACCTGCAGATCCGGCTGGACGCCTTCGCCGCCGCCACCGTCGTGATCGACCAGCGCGGCAGCGGCACCTACGCCGAGAACGTGGAATTCGTGCTCGGCGACAGCGCCCGGCTGACCGTCGTCGCGGTGCAGGACTGGGCCGACGACGCCGTGCACGCCACCGCGCATCACGCGCGCCTCGGCCGCGACGCCACGCTGCGCCACACCGCGGTCACCCTGGGCGGCGACCTGGTGCGGCTCACCGGCACCGTCCGCTACGCCGGCCCCGGTGGCGACGCCGAGCTGCTGGGCCTGTACTTCGCCGACGCCGGTCAGCATTTCGAGCAGCGCCTGCTGGTCGACCACGCGGTGCCGAACTGCAAGTCCAACGTGCTGTACAAGGGCGCGCTGCAAGGCGATCCGCACTCACCGAAGGGCGACGCCCGCACCGTGTGGGTGGGCGACGTGCTGATCCGCGCGGCGGCCGAGGGCACCGACACCTTCGAGGTGAACCGCAACCTGGTCCTCACCGACGGCGCCCGCGCCGACTCGGTGCCGAATCTGGAGATCGAGACCGGCGAGATCGTCGGAGCCGGCCACGCCTCGGCCACCGGCCGCTTCGACGACGAGCAGCTGTTCTACCTGCGCGCTCGCGGTATCCCGGAGGAGGCCGCCCGCCGCCTGGTGGTGCGCGGGTTCTTCCACGAGATCATCCAGAAGATCGCGGTCCCCCAGGTCCGGGAGCGGCTCGAGGCGGCCGTGGAGGCCGAACTCGCCGCGATCGGCGCCTGA
- the sufB gene encoding Fe-S cluster assembly protein SufB — protein sequence MTTTADQAQPLTQEETIASLGKYGYGWADSDTAGASAKRGLSEEVVRDISAKKSEPDWMLDIRLKALRIFDRKPMPSWGSNLEGIDFDNIKYFVRSTEKQAASWEELPEDIKNTYDKLGIPEAEKQRLIAGVAAQYESEVVYHQIREDLESQGVIFLDTDTGLKEHPELFREYFGSVIPAGDNKFSALNTSVWSGGSFIYVPPGVHVDIPLQAYFRINTENMGQFERTLIIVDEGAYVHYVEGCTAPIYKSDSLHSAVVEIIVKKGGRCRYTTIQNWSNNVYNLVTKRAKAEAGATMEWIDGNIGSKVTMKYPAVWMTGEYAKGEVLSVAFAGEGQHQDTGAKMLHLAPHTSSNIVSKSVARGGGRASYRGLVQVNKGAHGSSSSVKCDALLVDTISRSDTYPYVDIREDDVTMGHEATVSKVSEDQLFYLMSRGLTEDEAMAMVVRGFVEPIAKELPMEYALELNRLIELQMEGAVG from the coding sequence ATGACGACCACTGCCGACCAGGCGCAGCCGTTGACCCAGGAGGAGACCATTGCCTCGCTGGGCAAGTACGGCTACGGCTGGGCAGACTCGGATACCGCCGGTGCCAGTGCCAAGCGTGGCCTGTCCGAAGAGGTCGTGCGCGACATCTCGGCCAAGAAGAGCGAGCCCGACTGGATGCTCGACATCCGCCTGAAGGCGCTGCGCATCTTCGACCGCAAGCCGATGCCGAGCTGGGGCTCCAACCTCGAGGGCATCGACTTCGACAACATCAAGTACTTCGTGCGCTCCACGGAGAAGCAGGCGGCCTCCTGGGAGGAGCTGCCCGAGGACATCAAGAACACCTACGACAAGCTGGGCATCCCCGAGGCGGAGAAGCAGCGGCTGATCGCCGGTGTCGCCGCGCAGTACGAGTCCGAGGTGGTCTACCACCAGATCCGCGAGGACCTGGAGTCGCAGGGCGTCATCTTCCTCGACACCGACACCGGCCTCAAGGAGCACCCGGAGCTGTTCCGGGAGTACTTCGGCTCGGTCATCCCCGCCGGTGACAACAAGTTCTCCGCGCTGAACACGTCCGTGTGGTCGGGCGGCTCGTTCATCTACGTGCCCCCGGGCGTGCACGTCGACATTCCGCTGCAGGCCTACTTCCGGATCAACACCGAGAACATGGGCCAGTTCGAGCGCACCCTGATCATCGTCGACGAGGGCGCCTACGTGCACTACGTCGAGGGCTGCACCGCGCCGATCTACAAGTCGGACTCGCTGCACTCCGCGGTCGTCGAGATCATCGTCAAGAAGGGCGGCCGCTGCCGCTACACCACCATCCAGAACTGGTCCAACAACGTCTACAACCTGGTCACCAAGCGGGCCAAGGCCGAGGCGGGCGCGACCATGGAGTGGATCGACGGCAACATCGGCTCCAAGGTCACCATGAAGTACCCGGCGGTCTGGATGACCGGCGAGTACGCCAAGGGCGAGGTCCTCTCGGTCGCGTTCGCGGGCGAGGGCCAGCACCAGGACACCGGCGCGAAGATGCTGCACCTGGCGCCGCACACCTCCTCGAACATCGTGTCGAAGTCGGTGGCGCGCGGCGGCGGGCGGGCCTCCTACCGCGGCCTGGTCCAGGTCAACAAGGGCGCGCACGGCTCGAGTTCGTCGGTGAAGTGCGACGCGCTGCTGGTCGACACGATCAGCCGCTCCGACACCTACCCCTACGTCGACATCCGCGAGGACGACGTCACGATGGGCCACGAGGCGACGGTCTCCAAGGTGTCCGAGGACCAGCTGTTCTACCTGATGAGCCGCGGCCTCACCGAGGACGAGGCGATGGCGATGGTGGTGCGCGGCTTCGTCGAGCCGATCGCCAAGGAACTCCCGATGGAGTACGCGCTGGAACTCAACCGCCTGATCGAACTGCAGATGGAAGGAGCGGTCGGCTGA
- a CDS encoding helix-turn-helix transcriptional regulator, whose translation MKTVGLRTETGTGRREGARNTVAPAAPAGEGHTREAVIQLLLEQGPITATAIGKRLGLSPAGVRRHLDALIESGEARATRSAPWQQQGRGRPAKQYQLTATGRGRLGHAYDDLAGAAMRQLRELGGDSAIAEFARKRVATIVTGIDKLARHTPESTAAKAEEIAEAFSAAGFAASTRKVGAGVQICQHHCPVSHVAEEFPELCAAELEAFRELLGTHVQRLATIANGDCACTTHVPLFVLPATTPEATTPDPAPTAAQPAAANTNDSGRSAE comes from the coding sequence GTGAAAACCGTGGGTTTGCGGACGGAGACAGGCACCGGGCGTCGCGAAGGCGCCCGGAACACTGTCGCGCCCGCGGCGCCCGCGGGTGAGGGGCACACCCGGGAGGCCGTGATCCAGCTGCTGCTGGAACAGGGCCCGATCACGGCGACGGCCATCGGCAAGCGGCTGGGCCTGAGCCCGGCCGGGGTCCGCCGCCACCTCGACGCGCTGATCGAATCCGGCGAGGCCCGCGCCACCCGCTCGGCGCCCTGGCAGCAGCAGGGCCGCGGCCGTCCCGCCAAGCAGTACCAGCTCACCGCGACGGGCCGGGGCCGGCTCGGCCACGCCTACGACGACCTCGCCGGCGCCGCCATGCGCCAGCTGCGCGAGCTGGGCGGAGATTCCGCCATCGCCGAATTCGCCCGCAAGCGGGTGGCGACCATCGTCACGGGAATCGACAAACTGGCCCGCCACACCCCCGAATCCACCGCCGCGAAGGCCGAGGAGATCGCCGAGGCGTTCTCGGCGGCCGGTTTCGCGGCGTCCACCCGCAAGGTGGGTGCCGGCGTGCAGATCTGCCAGCACCACTGCCCGGTCTCGCACGTGGCCGAGGAGTTCCCGGAACTGTGCGCCGCCGAGCTGGAGGCGTTCCGCGAGTTGCTGGGCACCCACGTGCAGCGGCTGGCCACCATCGCCAACGGCGACTGCGCCTGCACCACGCACGTACCGCTGTTCGTGCTGCCCGCCACTACGCCCGAAGCCACCACCCCCGACCCCGCCCCGACCGCTGCACAGCCCGCAGCGGCGAACACGAACGACTCCGGAAGGAGTGCCGAATGA